The DNA window AGATTCGCCAATACGCTGATGAGATTAGTGTTTCCACATCTTTCGCCGTAGCCATTCATAGTGCCTTGAATATGGTTTGCCCCAGCTTCAACTGCACAGAGTGAATTAGCTACAGCCAATTCACTATCGTTATGGGCATGGATTCCTATGGAAAGAGCCGGAAAACGTTTAACTACTCTCCGCACCTTACTCTCGATGAAAGAAGGTAAACAACCCCCATTTGTATCGCATAATACGAGGCGTCTCGCACCGGCTTCCACGGCTGCCTCTAGGGTTTGATCTGCATATTCGGAATCCGCCCGCCACCCATCAAAATAGTGTTCCGCGTCATAAATGACTTCTCTCCCTTGATCAACCATAAAAGCAACCGATTTACGAATCATATCCAGGTTCTGATCAAGAGTCGTCTGAAGCGCTTCCGTAACGTGAAGAGTCCACGATTTACCAAAAATGGTCACGAAAGGGGTACCTGCTTCTAAAAGAGCTTGTAGGTTGGAATCCTCCTCAGGAGGAATGCCCTTCCGGCTAGTCGAACCAAAAGCCGTAAGGCGCGCACGCTCGATAGGGACATCTTTCATAGCCTCGAAAAACGTCATATCTTTGGGGTTCGACCCTGGCCACCCGCCTTCGATAAAATCTACTCCGAAGGCATCCAGCCGTTGGGCAATTGCAATTTTGTCAGCACTAGTAAACGCAATCCCTTGACCCTGCGTACCATCCCTAAGCGTCGTATCATAAATTTCGATCACATTATACTTCCCGAAAAACAGATGTAAATTAAGGTGTCCCAACCCCAGAAGATCTTTTCAACGAACGACTATTCCCCACCACGAGTTTATTGAGAACATCAACGTATGCCTGGGCCGAAGCTTCAATCACATCAGTGGAGAGCCCACGACCTTGAGCTGTAACCCCTTCGCTGATAACCCGTATTGTAACTTCCCCTAGCGCATCCTTCCCGCTCCCAACGCTCCGTATTTCGTAAGTTTCTAACTGAATCGGTACTTGAGCAATTCGTTCTATCGCCCGATAAATCGCATCGACAGGACCATCGCCAGTTCCAGCTTCTTCATATATCCCAGTATCGGTAGAAATGCGAACCGTCGCTACGGGCGTCATATGGGTACCGGATTGAAACTGGACGGCATCCAACCGGTAGGCTTCTGGAACGCGACTCGTTTCAGCGTCAACCAAAGCTTGTATGTCTTCAGTTGTGACGGTTTGCTTTCGATCGCATAGATCCTTGAACTGCCGAAACAACAAATTTATTTCGTCGTCTTCGAGTGAGTTGCACCCTAGATCAATTAGCGTCTGTCGGAAAGCCCGTCTACCGGAATGTTTACCCATCACAAGCACACCAGGGTCCCGACCGACCGTTTCCGCGCTCATGATTTCATATGTCTCTATAGCTTTTAACACTCCATCTTGATGAATTCCTGCTTCATGGGAAAAGGCGTTTTGTCCTACTATTGCCTTATTAGGCGGTACTAAGGTACCTGTATACATGGACACCATTCTTGATGCCCTGTATATCTCTTTTGTATCTACCCCGTGCTCATGACCCCAATGATCTCTCCGGGTGTTTAACGCCATAACAACCTCTTCAAGAGAGGTATTGCCG is part of the Trueperaceae bacterium genome and encodes:
- a CDS encoding 2-isopropylmalate synthase encodes the protein MTYIRIFDTTLRDGEQTPGVALNTEQKIAIAKQLAKLGVDIIEAGFPIASEGDFEAVHRIASEVQGPVICGLARTANEDIERAAEALKPAPKRRIHVFTSGSKIHLEHMLRKTEDEVLATSVDSIRLAKQYTEDIEFSAQDCTRSDRQFLYDLYGAAIAAGATTINIPDTVGYGMPQEYAALITDIIKNTPGAEKVAISTHCHDDLGLAVANSLAAVGSGANQIECTINGIGERAGNTSLEEVVMALNTRRDHWGHEHGVDTKEIYRASRMVSMYTGTLVPPNKAIVGQNAFSHEAGIHQDGVLKAIETYEIMSAETVGRDPGVLVMGKHSGRRAFRQTLIDLGCNSLEDDEINLLFRQFKDLCDRKQTVTTEDIQALVDAETSRVPEAYRLDAVQFQSGTHMTPVATVRISTDTGIYEEAGTGDGPVDAIYRAIERIAQVPIQLETYEIRSVGSGKDALGEVTIRVISEGVTAQGRGLSTDVIEASAQAYVDVLNKLVVGNSRSLKRSSGVGTP